The Cardiobacteriaceae bacterium TAE3-ERU3 nucleotide sequence TTAATGAAAAGCTGACATCGTGAATCGCGGTATAGCCATTGGCATAAGTCACGCGCACTTCCTGCGCGGTAAGAGAGACTTCCTGCATTACTCACTCCTGCTTCTGCTGAAGCATTCGTTGTCAAACAGCAAAAGCGCGGCACTTTTCGTACCACGCCACTTGCAATATTTGACGTTAATTTGAGTTCTGTGTTGCTGCGTCACAGCAGCAACACAGAGCCATTACACAGCCAATTACTTAGCAGCTTTACCAGTCAGGCCCTTGAGTACTGTGCCGGTTGTTACATCAAGCAGGTCGAGGTAAGTTGGTACCGCACCATCTGGCTCAGACAATGAGTCGACGTAAAGCACACCACCATAAGCAGCACCAGTTTCTTTAGCGACCTGACGCGCAGGCTTGTCGGAAATAGTACTTTCACTGAACACCACTGGAATGTTGTTCTCACGAACCTTATCGATCAGCGCACTGACCTGATCCGGAGAACCTTGCTGCTCAGCGTTGATCGGCCACAGATACGCTTCTTTCAGGCCATAATCACGAGCGAGGTAAGAGAACGCGCCTTCACTGGTCACCAGCCAACGCTGCTCTTCTGGTACGGTTTCAAGCTCAGCACGGATGCGCTTGTCCATGTCGTCAATTTTGGCTTTATACGCTTCGGCATTAGCGGCGTATTGCTCAGCGTGCTCAGGGTCATATTCAGCCAGCGCTTTTTCAATGTTATCGACATAAATTTTGGCGCTAGTGGTAGACATCCACGCATGTGGATTCGGCTTGCCATCATATTCACCACCACTGATCGACATTGGCTCAATACCTTCAGTCACAACGACAGAAGGAACACCATCAATATTGGCAAAGAATTTTTCAAACCAACGCTCAAGGTTCATGCCGTTCCAAAGAATCAGATCGGCTTCTTGTGCGCGCACGATGTCTTGGGGAGTCGGCTCGTAGTCGTGAATTTCAGCGCCTGGCTTGGTAATAGAAACCACTTCAGCGCTATCGCCAGCAACGTTTTGCGCCATATCGGCAATGACGGTGAAAGTGGTTGCAACGGTAAACTTGTCATCTTTGGCATAACCAAATGCGCAGACAGCAGAAATAACCACAGCCAAAATAGATTTTGAGGTCACAGACATAATAAAAATGCTCCAAAAAAATTAAACGGAGCGGATACGGTATAAAAAACAATAATGATTGGCAACTACAACTTGGTAAAATTTTTCCAGTAAACTTAACAGACTGCACTTACCCATGTAATTCATTAAAAATATTGAATATTGAACATACTTTTCTGATGCATATAGCGGCCACCTTCATTGTCGTGTCACTCACTCTTCTCCCCCGTAAATACAGTCATTCGATACCAATCAAAAAACTATCGTGCTGCAATGTATATTCATTTGCCATCAATACTTGAGCAGCGCGACATAAATCCGTATCATTCGCCTGTTAAATCATGGTAGTCGGGTAATTCTTTGTTCAAAAACAGACAAGCAGGCATCACAACCATCACACTGGATAGTGATGATCAGGCACTGATGCAAGCACAATTGGAAAATGCTGTAGGCAAAGCCCCCCAAGGCTTTTTCACCAGCATGCCTTTCGTTGCAGACCTAAATCAGGCTGCAATTGACTCAGCAGAACGCTTAATCGCGATCAAAAAGCTGTTTCTCGAATTTGGCTTGACGCTGATCGGCATCAGCAATCACCGCTGTGACGCATCAGTATTACAAGCAGCCGGGCTAGCTGATATACAGCTTGCCCAAACGGCCGAAAAGCGCATGCCAACGGCTAGCGGTCGCGAGAAGGCAAATCAACCAACTCCCGAATACCTCCCAGAGCAACCAGCCGCGTGCAATGCCAAAATCATCCGTCAGCACGTACGTTCAGGGCAACGTGTTTATGCCAAAGGCTGTGATTTGATCGTGATCGGGACGGTTGGTGCTGGCGCAGAAATCATCGCTGATGGACATATTTCTGTTTATGGCAGCTTGCGTGGGCGCGCTTTCGCCGGTGCAAAAGGCGATCACGACTGCATTATTTTCTGTAGTGAACTGGCAGCCGAGCTGGTTTCGATTGCCGGCTGCTATCAAAACATGGAACAACTCGAGCCGTATAAAGGGCAAAAAAATTGCCTGATAACACTCGATTCTGATGAGCTCATGTCCGTGCGCTCACTAATGCCAAAATAAAACCCATTGCTTAAATTAAGGACGTCTACATGAGTAAAGTAATTGTT carries:
- a CDS encoding metal ABC transporter substrate-binding protein, with protein sequence MSVTSKSILAVVISAVCAFGYAKDDKFTVATTFTVIADMAQNVAGDSAEVVSITKPGAEIHDYEPTPQDIVRAQEADLILWNGMNLERWFEKFFANIDGVPSVVVTEGIEPMSISGGEYDGKPNPHAWMSTTSAKIYVDNIEKALAEYDPEHAEQYAANAEAYKAKIDDMDKRIRAELETVPEEQRWLVTSEGAFSYLARDYGLKEAYLWPINAEQQGSPDQVSALIDKVRENNIPVVFSESTISDKPARQVAKETGAAYGGVLYVDSLSEPDGAVPTYLDLLDVTTGTVLKGLTGKAAK
- the minC gene encoding septum site-determining protein MinC produces the protein MFKNRQAGITTITLDSDDQALMQAQLENAVGKAPQGFFTSMPFVADLNQAAIDSAERLIAIKKLFLEFGLTLIGISNHRCDASVLQAAGLADIQLAQTAEKRMPTASGREKANQPTPEYLPEQPAACNAKIIRQHVRSGQRVYAKGCDLIVIGTVGAGAEIIADGHISVYGSLRGRAFAGAKGDHDCIIFCSELAAELVSIAGCYQNMEQLEPYKGQKNCLITLDSDELMSVRSLMPK